A stretch of the Lineus longissimus chromosome 10, tnLinLong1.2, whole genome shotgun sequence genome encodes the following:
- the LOC135495059 gene encoding uncharacterized protein LOC135495059 has product MCNLLCILSDDAIKVIKMVRNYKPKTDRATYDGALVIRALEELDKGKSLIRFRQKARENENETKELNFQPRDLYRTRQVFTREEEAHLERYILKCSKLFHGLGYIAVRRLAYEYATCLGRNVPESWNREEKAGREWMSGFTSRHENLSLRSPEATSIARAHGFNKKAVGEFFALLSEAFAKHKFAANMVYNLDESGITTVQSVPKIIAEKGTKQVGQITAQERGTLVTVCCCVNAVGQALPPAMIFPRVNYKEYMVEGAPASTLGLATPTRWMNSKLFPQVLRHSIKHMGCSKEKPALLLVDNHDSHCSLEVVDLARENCLTIVTFPPHCSHKLQPLDISVYGPLKKYYSAAANEWNLSHPGRRITIYDLPMPACFARSFYKAFTYDNIVEGFK; this is encoded by the exons ATGTGTAATCTGTTATGTATTCTCTCAGATGACGCAATCAAAGTG ATCAAGATGGTAAGGAATTACAAACCCAAGACTGACCGTGCAACATATGATGGTGCTTTGGTGATAAGGGCACTTGAAGAACTTGACAAGGGGAAGTCACTAATCCGATTCCGCCAGAAAGCAAGAGAAAACGAAAATGAAACCAAGGAACTAAATTTTCAGCCTAGGGATTTATACAGAACAAGACAG gtttTCACAAGAGAAGAAGAAGCTCATCTTGAGAGGTACATCTTGAAATGCTCCAAATTGTTCCATGGGCTGGGATATATAGCTGTTAGAAGACTTGCCTACGAATACGCTACATGTCTTGGTAGAAATGTGCCAGAGAGCTGGAACCGTGAAGAAAAAGCTGGTAGAGAATGGATGTCCGGGTTCACGAGTCGTCATGAAAATCTAAGTCTAAGGTCACCAGAGGCAACAAGCATCGCCCGTGCCCATGGTTTCAATAAAAAAGCTGTAGGCGAATTCTTTGCCCTTTTGAGTGAAGCATTTGCAAAACACAAATTTGCGGCCAATATGGTTTacaatctggatgaatccggaatCACCACGGTACAAAGTGTGCCCAAAATCATTGCTGAAAAAGGTACAAAACAGGTTGGGCAAATAACTGCACAAGAGCGTGGGACTCTTGTGACTGTGTGTTGTTGTGTCAATGCTGTCGGGCAGGCACTCCCTCCAGCAATGATATTTCCAAGAGTGAACTATAAAGAATATATGGTGGAGGGGGCGCCAGCATCTACACTTGGATTAGCAACTCCAACCAGATGGATGAACTCTAAACTGTTTCCCCAGGTTTTGCGTCATTCCATCAAACATATGGGATGCTCTAAGGAAAAACCTGCACTTCTCCTTGTGGATAACCATGACAGCCATTGCTCTTTGGAGGTAGTGGATCTAGCACGTGAAAATTGCCTAACTATTGTCACCTTTCCACCCCACTGTTCACACAAGCTTCAACCGCTAGATATTTCAGTTTATGGTCCTCTAAAGAAATATTACAGTGCAGCTGCAAACGAGTGGAACCTGAGTCACCCTGGTCGTCGAATTACCATATACGACTTGCCAATGCCAGCTTGTTTTGCCAGGTCCTTCTACAAGGCATTCACATACGACAATATTGTGGaaggattcaaatga